The Bombus fervidus isolate BK054 chromosome 1, iyBomFerv1, whole genome shotgun sequence genome includes a window with the following:
- the Graf gene encoding GTPase regulator associated with FAK isoform X1 translates to MGVGLKPLEFTDCLTDSPYFRENLHYHERELEKTSQQIKRLIKEVKDLLLAAKNLSRAQRAFSKTLQNFSFECIGETQTEDETHISQSLKEFGKLIASIEDERDRMLERAYDQIILPLENFRKEHIGGVKDGKKKFEKQTIKFCQSQERYLNLSTKKQDNVLQEADATLEMAERHFCQASLEYVFLLQEVQERKKFEFVETLLGFMFGWLTFYHQGHEVAEDFKPYMTELQLKIQKTRENFLATRDKTESLMNKMKDMKKSAVESGVNKLYTREGYLFLMEKKAFGTTWTKQYCTYQKDKKEFTMIPYNQLTGKFSSKEVFTLASCVRRMSDTIEKRFCFDITTIDKPNVVYTFQALSEEDRKLWLDAMDGKEPYVYLSFQNYPIVGASTKSEETTLDETGFMFVSKCITTLEERGLEEQGLYRVVGVASKVNKLLAMGLDRRKLEKLNLDDRFEWESKTITSALKTYLRTLSEPLMTFRYYNSFISAAKQEIKEARINDIHNLVYRLPKANFNMLVLLIKHLYSVAKKSDKNLMTVGNLAVCFGPSLLRPEEETVASIMDIKFYNIVVEILIENCERIIAGPPQDTVRSTQNTIPSRSQRVNVEDGSTSSGNGTPFLRYPVHTNISSPHGHLGTRSYYDSPLAVVTKSSSIDERKNGDYEETEHTSHRMPTYLDSRSGRVKLTNANLIYHSADKVLTSGNTSSSSESIASDPHSFSSDLPVKQKRGSMMSVHYPSGYTQRNNPSVSVVNTSPSSGRSSPGQVPGIWRVRTLYACVAESDGELSFEPNQIITNVKASLEPGWLEGTLNGKTGLVPKNYVEQLP, encoded by the exons ATGGGTGTTGGCCTAAAACCATTAGAGTTTACGGATTGCTTAACCGATAGTCCTTACTTTCGAGAGAATCTTCATTATCATGAGCGTGAATTGGAGAAGACCAGCCAACAAATTAAACGGCTCATCAAAGAGGTCAAAGATCTTTTATTAGCTGCCAAAA ATTTGTCCAGAGCACAGAGAGCATTTTCCAAAACATTGCAGAATTTTAGTTTTGAATGTATTGGAGAAACTCAAACTGAGGACGAAACTCACATATCACAAAGCCTTAAGGAATTTGGTAAACTTATTGCATCAATAGAGGATGAAAGGGATCGCATG ctTGAACGTGCTTATGATCAAATTATACTCCCTTTGGAAAACTTTAGAAAAGAACACATTGGAGGTGTCAAG gacggaaagaagaaatttgaaaaacaaactattaaattttgtcaaaGCCAAGAACGCTACTTGAATTTGTCTACCAAAAAACAAGACAATGTTCTTCAagag GCCGATGCAACACTGGAAATGGCTGAAAGACATTTTTGTCAAGCTAGTTTAGAGTATGTGTTCTTGCTTCAAGAAGTACAAGAAcgtaaaaaatttgaatttgtggAAACT TTACTAGGTTTTATGTTTGGTTGGTTAACATTTTATCATCAAGGACATGAAGTTGCAGAGGATTTTAAACCTTATATGACTGAACTGCagctaaaaatacaaaaa ACTAGAGAAAATTTCCTTGCTACCCGGGATAAAACAGAATCACTTATGAATAAAATGAAGGATATGAAAAAG TCTGCTGTAGAAAGTGGGGTCAATAAACTATACACACGTGAAGGTTATTTGTTTCTAAtggaaaaaa AGGCATTTGGCACAACATGGACAAAACAGTATTGCACATATCAAAAGGACAAAAAGGAATTTACAATGATACCTTATAATCAACTTACAGGAAAATTT AGTAGCAAAGAAGTTTTTACATTGGCATCTTGTGTACGTCGTATGTCAGATACAATTGAAAAACGATTTTGCTTTGATATCACCACTATTGATAA ACCTAATGTAGTATATACATTCCAAGCGCTTTCTGAAGAAGATAGAAAGTTATGGCTTGATGCCATGGATGGTAAAGAACCA tatgtatatttatcattCCAGAATTATCCTATAGTAGGTGCATCAACCAAATCTGAAGAAACCACTTTAGATGAAACTGGTTTCATGTTCGTATCAAAATGCATTACAACGCTCGAAGAAAGAG GCCTTGAAGAACAAGGTCTCTATAGAGTCGTTGGTGTTGCTTCCAAAGTAAATAAACTTTTAGCTATGGGGCTAGATAGAAGGAAACTGGAGAAACTTAATCTGGATGATCGCTTTGAATGGGAAAGTAAAACTATTACTAGTGCACTCAAAACATATTTGAGGACGCTATCTGAACCGTTAATGACTTTCCGATATTATAATAGTTTCATTTCAGCTGCGA AACAAGAAATCAAAGAAGCACGTATCAATGATATTCATAATCTTGTTTATCGACTCCCAAAAGCAAATTTCAATATGCTAGTGCTTCTTattaaacatttgtacag TGTGGCGAAAAAaagtgataaaaatttaatgactGTCGGTAATTTAGCGGTATGTTTCGGGCCATCCTTACTGCGACCAGAAGAAGAAACAGTAGCTTCTATAatggatattaaattttataacatagtagtcgaaattttaattgaaaattgtgaGAGAATAATTGCTGGTCCACCACAAGATACTGTGCGCTCAACACAAAATACCATTCCCTCTCGATCACAACGTGTTAATGTAGAAGATGGGTCAACATCTTCTGGTAATGGAACTCCTTTCCTAAGGTATCCAGTACATACTAATATATCTTCACCACATGGACAT cTCGGTACTAGATCATACTATGATAGCCCACTAGCAGTTGTTACTAAATCATCTTCTATAGATGAACGAAAAAATGGTGACTACGAAGAAACAGAACATACAAGTCACAGAATGCCGACATATTTAGATAGTCGAAGTGGACGTGTTAAATTAACGAATGCAAATCTTATATATCATTCTGCAGATAAAg tATTAACCAGTGGCAATACGAGTAGCTCGAGTGAATCAATCGCTTCTGATCCACACTCATTTTCATCTGACTTGCCAGTAAAACAAAAACGTGGTTCTATGATGTCTGTGCATTACCCGTCGGGTTACACTCAACGAAACAATCCATCGGTATCCGT AGTTAATACATCACCTAGCAGTGGACGTTCAAGCCCTGGACAAGTACCTGGTATTTG GAGAGTCCGCACTTTGTATGCTTGTGTGGCCGAAAGCGATGGAGAATTGTCATTTGAACcaaatcaaattattacaaatg taAAGGCCTCTTTGGAACCAGGATGGTTGGAAGGTACATTAAATGGTAAGACGGGATTGGTCCCAAAGAATTATGTTGAACAATTGCCTTGA
- the Graf gene encoding GTPase regulator associated with FAK isoform X2: protein MGVGLKPLEFTDCLTDSPYFRENLHYHERELEKTSQQIKRLIKEVKDLLLAAKNLSRAQRAFSKTLQNFSFECIGETQTEDETHISQSLKEFGKLIASIEDERDRMLERAYDQIILPLENFRKEHIGGVKDGKKKFEKQTIKFCQSQERYLNLSTKKQDNVLQEADATLEMAERHFCQASLEYVFLLQEVQERKKFEFVETLLGFMFGWLTFYHQGHEVAEDFKPYMTELQLKIQKTRENFLATRDKTESLMNKMKDMKKSAVESGVNKLYTREGYLFLMEKKAFGTTWTKQYCTYQKDKKEFTMIPYNQLTGKFSSKEVFTLASCVRRMSDTIEKRFCFDITTIDKPNVVYTFQALSEEDRKLWLDAMDGKEPNYPIVGASTKSEETTLDETGFMFVSKCITTLEERGLEEQGLYRVVGVASKVNKLLAMGLDRRKLEKLNLDDRFEWESKTITSALKTYLRTLSEPLMTFRYYNSFISAAKQEIKEARINDIHNLVYRLPKANFNMLVLLIKHLYSVAKKSDKNLMTVGNLAVCFGPSLLRPEEETVASIMDIKFYNIVVEILIENCERIIAGPPQDTVRSTQNTIPSRSQRVNVEDGSTSSGNGTPFLRYPVHTNISSPHGHLGTRSYYDSPLAVVTKSSSIDERKNGDYEETEHTSHRMPTYLDSRSGRVKLTNANLIYHSADKVLTSGNTSSSSESIASDPHSFSSDLPVKQKRGSMMSVHYPSGYTQRNNPSVSVVNTSPSSGRSSPGQVPGIWRVRTLYACVAESDGELSFEPNQIITNVKASLEPGWLEGTLNGKTGLVPKNYVEQLP from the exons ATGGGTGTTGGCCTAAAACCATTAGAGTTTACGGATTGCTTAACCGATAGTCCTTACTTTCGAGAGAATCTTCATTATCATGAGCGTGAATTGGAGAAGACCAGCCAACAAATTAAACGGCTCATCAAAGAGGTCAAAGATCTTTTATTAGCTGCCAAAA ATTTGTCCAGAGCACAGAGAGCATTTTCCAAAACATTGCAGAATTTTAGTTTTGAATGTATTGGAGAAACTCAAACTGAGGACGAAACTCACATATCACAAAGCCTTAAGGAATTTGGTAAACTTATTGCATCAATAGAGGATGAAAGGGATCGCATG ctTGAACGTGCTTATGATCAAATTATACTCCCTTTGGAAAACTTTAGAAAAGAACACATTGGAGGTGTCAAG gacggaaagaagaaatttgaaaaacaaactattaaattttgtcaaaGCCAAGAACGCTACTTGAATTTGTCTACCAAAAAACAAGACAATGTTCTTCAagag GCCGATGCAACACTGGAAATGGCTGAAAGACATTTTTGTCAAGCTAGTTTAGAGTATGTGTTCTTGCTTCAAGAAGTACAAGAAcgtaaaaaatttgaatttgtggAAACT TTACTAGGTTTTATGTTTGGTTGGTTAACATTTTATCATCAAGGACATGAAGTTGCAGAGGATTTTAAACCTTATATGACTGAACTGCagctaaaaatacaaaaa ACTAGAGAAAATTTCCTTGCTACCCGGGATAAAACAGAATCACTTATGAATAAAATGAAGGATATGAAAAAG TCTGCTGTAGAAAGTGGGGTCAATAAACTATACACACGTGAAGGTTATTTGTTTCTAAtggaaaaaa AGGCATTTGGCACAACATGGACAAAACAGTATTGCACATATCAAAAGGACAAAAAGGAATTTACAATGATACCTTATAATCAACTTACAGGAAAATTT AGTAGCAAAGAAGTTTTTACATTGGCATCTTGTGTACGTCGTATGTCAGATACAATTGAAAAACGATTTTGCTTTGATATCACCACTATTGATAA ACCTAATGTAGTATATACATTCCAAGCGCTTTCTGAAGAAGATAGAAAGTTATGGCTTGATGCCATGGATGGTAAAGAACCA AATTATCCTATAGTAGGTGCATCAACCAAATCTGAAGAAACCACTTTAGATGAAACTGGTTTCATGTTCGTATCAAAATGCATTACAACGCTCGAAGAAAGAG GCCTTGAAGAACAAGGTCTCTATAGAGTCGTTGGTGTTGCTTCCAAAGTAAATAAACTTTTAGCTATGGGGCTAGATAGAAGGAAACTGGAGAAACTTAATCTGGATGATCGCTTTGAATGGGAAAGTAAAACTATTACTAGTGCACTCAAAACATATTTGAGGACGCTATCTGAACCGTTAATGACTTTCCGATATTATAATAGTTTCATTTCAGCTGCGA AACAAGAAATCAAAGAAGCACGTATCAATGATATTCATAATCTTGTTTATCGACTCCCAAAAGCAAATTTCAATATGCTAGTGCTTCTTattaaacatttgtacag TGTGGCGAAAAAaagtgataaaaatttaatgactGTCGGTAATTTAGCGGTATGTTTCGGGCCATCCTTACTGCGACCAGAAGAAGAAACAGTAGCTTCTATAatggatattaaattttataacatagtagtcgaaattttaattgaaaattgtgaGAGAATAATTGCTGGTCCACCACAAGATACTGTGCGCTCAACACAAAATACCATTCCCTCTCGATCACAACGTGTTAATGTAGAAGATGGGTCAACATCTTCTGGTAATGGAACTCCTTTCCTAAGGTATCCAGTACATACTAATATATCTTCACCACATGGACAT cTCGGTACTAGATCATACTATGATAGCCCACTAGCAGTTGTTACTAAATCATCTTCTATAGATGAACGAAAAAATGGTGACTACGAAGAAACAGAACATACAAGTCACAGAATGCCGACATATTTAGATAGTCGAAGTGGACGTGTTAAATTAACGAATGCAAATCTTATATATCATTCTGCAGATAAAg tATTAACCAGTGGCAATACGAGTAGCTCGAGTGAATCAATCGCTTCTGATCCACACTCATTTTCATCTGACTTGCCAGTAAAACAAAAACGTGGTTCTATGATGTCTGTGCATTACCCGTCGGGTTACACTCAACGAAACAATCCATCGGTATCCGT AGTTAATACATCACCTAGCAGTGGACGTTCAAGCCCTGGACAAGTACCTGGTATTTG GAGAGTCCGCACTTTGTATGCTTGTGTGGCCGAAAGCGATGGAGAATTGTCATTTGAACcaaatcaaattattacaaatg taAAGGCCTCTTTGGAACCAGGATGGTTGGAAGGTACATTAAATGGTAAGACGGGATTGGTCCCAAAGAATTATGTTGAACAATTGCCTTGA
- the Graf gene encoding GTPase regulator associated with FAK isoform X3, which translates to MGVGLKPLEFTDCLTDSPYFRENLHYHERELEKTSQQIKRLIKEVKDLLLAAKNLSRAQRAFSKTLQNFSFECIGETQTEDETHISQSLKEFGKLIASIEDERDRMLERAYDQIILPLENFRKEHIGGVKDGKKKFEKQTIKFCQSQERYLNLSTKKQDNVLQEADATLEMAERHFCQASLEYVFLLQEVQERKKFEFVETLLGFMFGWLTFYHQGHEVAEDFKPYMTELQLKIQKSAVESGVNKLYTREGYLFLMEKKAFGTTWTKQYCTYQKDKKEFTMIPYNQLTGKFSSKEVFTLASCVRRMSDTIEKRFCFDITTIDKPNVVYTFQALSEEDRKLWLDAMDGKEPYVYLSFQNYPIVGASTKSEETTLDETGFMFVSKCITTLEERGLEEQGLYRVVGVASKVNKLLAMGLDRRKLEKLNLDDRFEWESKTITSALKTYLRTLSEPLMTFRYYNSFISAAKQEIKEARINDIHNLVYRLPKANFNMLVLLIKHLYSVAKKSDKNLMTVGNLAVCFGPSLLRPEEETVASIMDIKFYNIVVEILIENCERIIAGPPQDTVRSTQNTIPSRSQRVNVEDGSTSSGNGTPFLRYPVHTNISSPHGHLGTRSYYDSPLAVVTKSSSIDERKNGDYEETEHTSHRMPTYLDSRSGRVKLTNANLIYHSADKVLTSGNTSSSSESIASDPHSFSSDLPVKQKRGSMMSVHYPSGYTQRNNPSVSVVNTSPSSGRSSPGQVPGIWRVRTLYACVAESDGELSFEPNQIITNVKASLEPGWLEGTLNGKTGLVPKNYVEQLP; encoded by the exons ATGGGTGTTGGCCTAAAACCATTAGAGTTTACGGATTGCTTAACCGATAGTCCTTACTTTCGAGAGAATCTTCATTATCATGAGCGTGAATTGGAGAAGACCAGCCAACAAATTAAACGGCTCATCAAAGAGGTCAAAGATCTTTTATTAGCTGCCAAAA ATTTGTCCAGAGCACAGAGAGCATTTTCCAAAACATTGCAGAATTTTAGTTTTGAATGTATTGGAGAAACTCAAACTGAGGACGAAACTCACATATCACAAAGCCTTAAGGAATTTGGTAAACTTATTGCATCAATAGAGGATGAAAGGGATCGCATG ctTGAACGTGCTTATGATCAAATTATACTCCCTTTGGAAAACTTTAGAAAAGAACACATTGGAGGTGTCAAG gacggaaagaagaaatttgaaaaacaaactattaaattttgtcaaaGCCAAGAACGCTACTTGAATTTGTCTACCAAAAAACAAGACAATGTTCTTCAagag GCCGATGCAACACTGGAAATGGCTGAAAGACATTTTTGTCAAGCTAGTTTAGAGTATGTGTTCTTGCTTCAAGAAGTACAAGAAcgtaaaaaatttgaatttgtggAAACT TTACTAGGTTTTATGTTTGGTTGGTTAACATTTTATCATCAAGGACATGAAGTTGCAGAGGATTTTAAACCTTATATGACTGAACTGCagctaaaaatacaaaaa TCTGCTGTAGAAAGTGGGGTCAATAAACTATACACACGTGAAGGTTATTTGTTTCTAAtggaaaaaa AGGCATTTGGCACAACATGGACAAAACAGTATTGCACATATCAAAAGGACAAAAAGGAATTTACAATGATACCTTATAATCAACTTACAGGAAAATTT AGTAGCAAAGAAGTTTTTACATTGGCATCTTGTGTACGTCGTATGTCAGATACAATTGAAAAACGATTTTGCTTTGATATCACCACTATTGATAA ACCTAATGTAGTATATACATTCCAAGCGCTTTCTGAAGAAGATAGAAAGTTATGGCTTGATGCCATGGATGGTAAAGAACCA tatgtatatttatcattCCAGAATTATCCTATAGTAGGTGCATCAACCAAATCTGAAGAAACCACTTTAGATGAAACTGGTTTCATGTTCGTATCAAAATGCATTACAACGCTCGAAGAAAGAG GCCTTGAAGAACAAGGTCTCTATAGAGTCGTTGGTGTTGCTTCCAAAGTAAATAAACTTTTAGCTATGGGGCTAGATAGAAGGAAACTGGAGAAACTTAATCTGGATGATCGCTTTGAATGGGAAAGTAAAACTATTACTAGTGCACTCAAAACATATTTGAGGACGCTATCTGAACCGTTAATGACTTTCCGATATTATAATAGTTTCATTTCAGCTGCGA AACAAGAAATCAAAGAAGCACGTATCAATGATATTCATAATCTTGTTTATCGACTCCCAAAAGCAAATTTCAATATGCTAGTGCTTCTTattaaacatttgtacag TGTGGCGAAAAAaagtgataaaaatttaatgactGTCGGTAATTTAGCGGTATGTTTCGGGCCATCCTTACTGCGACCAGAAGAAGAAACAGTAGCTTCTATAatggatattaaattttataacatagtagtcgaaattttaattgaaaattgtgaGAGAATAATTGCTGGTCCACCACAAGATACTGTGCGCTCAACACAAAATACCATTCCCTCTCGATCACAACGTGTTAATGTAGAAGATGGGTCAACATCTTCTGGTAATGGAACTCCTTTCCTAAGGTATCCAGTACATACTAATATATCTTCACCACATGGACAT cTCGGTACTAGATCATACTATGATAGCCCACTAGCAGTTGTTACTAAATCATCTTCTATAGATGAACGAAAAAATGGTGACTACGAAGAAACAGAACATACAAGTCACAGAATGCCGACATATTTAGATAGTCGAAGTGGACGTGTTAAATTAACGAATGCAAATCTTATATATCATTCTGCAGATAAAg tATTAACCAGTGGCAATACGAGTAGCTCGAGTGAATCAATCGCTTCTGATCCACACTCATTTTCATCTGACTTGCCAGTAAAACAAAAACGTGGTTCTATGATGTCTGTGCATTACCCGTCGGGTTACACTCAACGAAACAATCCATCGGTATCCGT AGTTAATACATCACCTAGCAGTGGACGTTCAAGCCCTGGACAAGTACCTGGTATTTG GAGAGTCCGCACTTTGTATGCTTGTGTGGCCGAAAGCGATGGAGAATTGTCATTTGAACcaaatcaaattattacaaatg taAAGGCCTCTTTGGAACCAGGATGGTTGGAAGGTACATTAAATGGTAAGACGGGATTGGTCCCAAAGAATTATGTTGAACAATTGCCTTGA
- the Graf gene encoding GTPase regulator associated with FAK isoform X4 encodes MLERAYDQIILPLENFRKEHIGGVKDGKKKFEKQTIKFCQSQERYLNLSTKKQDNVLQEADATLEMAERHFCQASLEYVFLLQEVQERKKFEFVETLLGFMFGWLTFYHQGHEVAEDFKPYMTELQLKIQKTRENFLATRDKTESLMNKMKDMKKSAVESGVNKLYTREGYLFLMEKKAFGTTWTKQYCTYQKDKKEFTMIPYNQLTGKFSSKEVFTLASCVRRMSDTIEKRFCFDITTIDKPNVVYTFQALSEEDRKLWLDAMDGKEPYVYLSFQNYPIVGASTKSEETTLDETGFMFVSKCITTLEERGLEEQGLYRVVGVASKVNKLLAMGLDRRKLEKLNLDDRFEWESKTITSALKTYLRTLSEPLMTFRYYNSFISAAKQEIKEARINDIHNLVYRLPKANFNMLVLLIKHLYSVAKKSDKNLMTVGNLAVCFGPSLLRPEEETVASIMDIKFYNIVVEILIENCERIIAGPPQDTVRSTQNTIPSRSQRVNVEDGSTSSGNGTPFLRYPVHTNISSPHGHLGTRSYYDSPLAVVTKSSSIDERKNGDYEETEHTSHRMPTYLDSRSGRVKLTNANLIYHSADKVLTSGNTSSSSESIASDPHSFSSDLPVKQKRGSMMSVHYPSGYTQRNNPSVSVVNTSPSSGRSSPGQVPGIWRVRTLYACVAESDGELSFEPNQIITNVKASLEPGWLEGTLNGKTGLVPKNYVEQLP; translated from the exons ATG ctTGAACGTGCTTATGATCAAATTATACTCCCTTTGGAAAACTTTAGAAAAGAACACATTGGAGGTGTCAAG gacggaaagaagaaatttgaaaaacaaactattaaattttgtcaaaGCCAAGAACGCTACTTGAATTTGTCTACCAAAAAACAAGACAATGTTCTTCAagag GCCGATGCAACACTGGAAATGGCTGAAAGACATTTTTGTCAAGCTAGTTTAGAGTATGTGTTCTTGCTTCAAGAAGTACAAGAAcgtaaaaaatttgaatttgtggAAACT TTACTAGGTTTTATGTTTGGTTGGTTAACATTTTATCATCAAGGACATGAAGTTGCAGAGGATTTTAAACCTTATATGACTGAACTGCagctaaaaatacaaaaa ACTAGAGAAAATTTCCTTGCTACCCGGGATAAAACAGAATCACTTATGAATAAAATGAAGGATATGAAAAAG TCTGCTGTAGAAAGTGGGGTCAATAAACTATACACACGTGAAGGTTATTTGTTTCTAAtggaaaaaa AGGCATTTGGCACAACATGGACAAAACAGTATTGCACATATCAAAAGGACAAAAAGGAATTTACAATGATACCTTATAATCAACTTACAGGAAAATTT AGTAGCAAAGAAGTTTTTACATTGGCATCTTGTGTACGTCGTATGTCAGATACAATTGAAAAACGATTTTGCTTTGATATCACCACTATTGATAA ACCTAATGTAGTATATACATTCCAAGCGCTTTCTGAAGAAGATAGAAAGTTATGGCTTGATGCCATGGATGGTAAAGAACCA tatgtatatttatcattCCAGAATTATCCTATAGTAGGTGCATCAACCAAATCTGAAGAAACCACTTTAGATGAAACTGGTTTCATGTTCGTATCAAAATGCATTACAACGCTCGAAGAAAGAG GCCTTGAAGAACAAGGTCTCTATAGAGTCGTTGGTGTTGCTTCCAAAGTAAATAAACTTTTAGCTATGGGGCTAGATAGAAGGAAACTGGAGAAACTTAATCTGGATGATCGCTTTGAATGGGAAAGTAAAACTATTACTAGTGCACTCAAAACATATTTGAGGACGCTATCTGAACCGTTAATGACTTTCCGATATTATAATAGTTTCATTTCAGCTGCGA AACAAGAAATCAAAGAAGCACGTATCAATGATATTCATAATCTTGTTTATCGACTCCCAAAAGCAAATTTCAATATGCTAGTGCTTCTTattaaacatttgtacag TGTGGCGAAAAAaagtgataaaaatttaatgactGTCGGTAATTTAGCGGTATGTTTCGGGCCATCCTTACTGCGACCAGAAGAAGAAACAGTAGCTTCTATAatggatattaaattttataacatagtagtcgaaattttaattgaaaattgtgaGAGAATAATTGCTGGTCCACCACAAGATACTGTGCGCTCAACACAAAATACCATTCCCTCTCGATCACAACGTGTTAATGTAGAAGATGGGTCAACATCTTCTGGTAATGGAACTCCTTTCCTAAGGTATCCAGTACATACTAATATATCTTCACCACATGGACAT cTCGGTACTAGATCATACTATGATAGCCCACTAGCAGTTGTTACTAAATCATCTTCTATAGATGAACGAAAAAATGGTGACTACGAAGAAACAGAACATACAAGTCACAGAATGCCGACATATTTAGATAGTCGAAGTGGACGTGTTAAATTAACGAATGCAAATCTTATATATCATTCTGCAGATAAAg tATTAACCAGTGGCAATACGAGTAGCTCGAGTGAATCAATCGCTTCTGATCCACACTCATTTTCATCTGACTTGCCAGTAAAACAAAAACGTGGTTCTATGATGTCTGTGCATTACCCGTCGGGTTACACTCAACGAAACAATCCATCGGTATCCGT AGTTAATACATCACCTAGCAGTGGACGTTCAAGCCCTGGACAAGTACCTGGTATTTG GAGAGTCCGCACTTTGTATGCTTGTGTGGCCGAAAGCGATGGAGAATTGTCATTTGAACcaaatcaaattattacaaatg taAAGGCCTCTTTGGAACCAGGATGGTTGGAAGGTACATTAAATGGTAAGACGGGATTGGTCCCAAAGAATTATGTTGAACAATTGCCTTGA